The Streptomyces sp. NBC_00224 genome contains the following window.
GACTCGTCCTCGTACAGGTCGACCAGCAGTTGATCACCCGTCAGTCCCTCGGGATGGCGCGCGAGCAGCACCAGGAGCTCGCTGTGGCGGCGGCTGAGGCGGACCTTGCGCCCGGCGGCGACCAGCAGCGCCTCGTCGCGGCCGAGGGCGCTCAGTCCGATCGTCTCGCCGGTCGGCCGCGGGGCGAGCAGGGCGAGTTCCGCCTCCGCCGCCCGCGCCACCGCCTGGACGAACGCGAGGCTGTGCGGATGCGCCAGGCCGTTGCCGCCGGTGATGTCCACCGCGCCGAGCAGCCGGCCCGTGCGAGGGTCGTGCAGCGGGGCCGCCGCGCACGTCCAGGGGTGCACCGGGCGCCGGAAGTGCTCGGCGGAGAAGACCTGTACGGCCCGGTCCTCGGCCAGCGCCGTCCCCGGCGCGTTGGTGCCCACCGCCGACTCCGCCCACCGGGCGCCGGGCACGAAGTTCATCGCGCCCGCCCTGCGCCGGGCCCCCGGGTGGCCCTCGACCCACAGCAGCCGTCCCCGCGCGTCGCACACGGCGACGAGATGCTCGCCGTCCTTCGCGTACGTGCCCATCAGCTCCCGGATCACCGGCATCGCCCGGGCCAGCGGGTGCCCGTCCCGGTACGCGGTCAGCTCGTCCTCGCCCAGCTCCACACCGGCCGTGCCGTCCGGGTTCACCCTGGCCCGGGCCGAGCGCCGCCAGGACGCGGCCACCAGTGGGCGTACGGGCCGGACCACCCGTCCGGCCGAGGTGAACGCCTCATGGGCGCGGCGCAGCTCGCCGGTCCGCTCGGCGGGGTCGGCTCCGGCCTCCAGGGCGACCCAGGACTCGTAGCGCGTATCGGTCAACTGGGCCTCCGGGCGGGCGGGGCGGGTGAGGACCGGTCCATCGTCGGCCCGCCGGGCGCACCCGGCAAGGCACCCCGCACGTCCTCGGCGCATCCCTGGCGACGCAACCCACCTGCCACTCGGTGAATCGCCGTGCCGTCAGGCGAAGTTGACCAGCCGGATGTAGCGCACCCAGTCCCAGTTCGGCCCCGGGTCGGTGTGGTCGGTGCCGGGGACCTGGTAATGGCCGATAATGTGCTCCCGGTCCTTGGGGATGCCGTGCCGGTCGCAGATCGAGGCGGTCAGCCGCGCCGACTCCTCGTACAGCGCGTTGGTGAAGTAGGCGGGCCGGTCCACCCACCCCTCGTGCTCGATGCCGACGCTGCGGGTGTTGTAGTCCCAGTTGCCCGCGTGCCAGGCGATGTCCTGCTCGCGCACCATCTGCGCCACATAGCCGTCGGCGGACCGCACCACATAGTGCGCGGATACCTTCTTCGCCGGGTTCTGGAAGATCCCGAGCGTGTTGCCGAACGTCTCCTGGGTGACGTGGATGACCACCCGTTCGACCGGATACGTGAAGGGGCGCTGGGAAGCGGTGTAGTTGGCGGTCGAGGCGGGGACCCAGTGCGCGCCCGGGTAGTCGGTGTCGGCGGCGGCCTCGGCACGCGTCGCGGGGAAGAGCGCGCCCGCGGCCACGCTGGCGGCGGCGCCCTGGAGGAGTCTTCGACGGTCCACGGGTAACGAGCTCCTGTATGTCGTGTCGTGTGTACGTCGTGTCGCTTGTACGTCGATACGTCACGTTCAACCGGCAAGAACCTCGCCGAGGTTACGGTACGGGGAGGCGCAGGAGGGTGGAAGGGCCGCGGCCGCGCGCGGCGGCGGCCGGGGCGCGGAGCGGCGCGCCGCCACGGCCGGGGCGGCTCCGGCGAGCGCCGCGGCTGAGCGACTTTGGCGTAAATTCCGGCCAGGGGTGGCGAGATGAACCGTTTCGGGCCGACTCTGGAGGCTATGGCCACGCCGCCCGTACCTCCGCGCCCACCCGGGCCGCCGTCCTCGCCGGGCGGGGGCTTCGGTCCCCCCGCCTGGCAGCCCCCGACGCCGCCGCCGTCACCCCCGGCCCCACCGGCCGGGGGAGGTCGCAGGGGCGTCTTGATACTGCTCGCGGTCGTGGTGGCCGCCGCGGCCGTCGTCGCCATCGTGCTGGTGGTGAACGGCAGCGGCGACGGGGCCGACGACAAGCCGACGAACACCCCGACGAGCAAGGGCGCCCCGACGCCGTCGCTGAGCCTTCCGAGCGGGGTCCCGACGGAGCTGCCCTCCGAACTCCCCACTAGCCTTCCGTCGAACCTTCCGTCAGGACTCCCCACGGAACCGCCGAGCGGCTTCCCGAGCGACCTGCCCAGCGAACTCCCGGACCTGCCCACCGAGTTCCCCGGCGGCATACTCCCGTCGGCGGCGAACGGGACCGGCGACGACGTGCCGTTCTACGAGATCAGGGCGGGTGGGACACCGGGCCACGCGGCGCCTGCGAGGACATAGGCGCCGCCGCCCCCCCCACCACCGCACCCCTACCGCTCCAGCACCGCCCCCGGATCCGGGTCGGCGGGACCCGCCGGGACCCACGCCCCGCGCTCCTTGCGGTACGGCCACCACCGGCCGTCCCGGCCGAGCCGCAGCTGCGCGCCGCCGCCGACCACCGTCCAGCGGTTCGCCCCGGACGCGC
Protein-coding sequences here:
- a CDS encoding GAF domain-containing protein, producing MTDTRYESWVALEAGADPAERTGELRRAHEAFTSAGRVVRPVRPLVAASWRRSARARVNPDGTAGVELGEDELTAYRDGHPLARAMPVIRELMGTYAKDGEHLVAVCDARGRLLWVEGHPGARRRAGAMNFVPGARWAESAVGTNAPGTALAEDRAVQVFSAEHFRRPVHPWTCAAAPLHDPRTGRLLGAVDITGGNGLAHPHSLAFVQAVARAAEAELALLAPRPTGETIGLSALGRDEALLVAAGRKVRLSRRHSELLVLLARHPEGLTGDQLLVDLYEDESVTPVTVRAELSRLRRLLGPDLLSSRPYRLALPVDTDFDMVARRLGSGAVAAAMGAYAGPLLPASQAPAVVRIRSRLAGQLRTALIERADPGLLADWARSPWGEEDVRVWRALAEALPECGRGAARARVRELDAEQGTGFAGST
- a CDS encoding N-acetylmuramoyl-L-alanine amidase, with product MDRRRLLQGAAASVAAGALFPATRAEAAADTDYPGAHWVPASTANYTASQRPFTYPVERVVIHVTQETFGNTLGIFQNPAKKVSAHYVVRSADGYVAQMVREQDIAWHAGNWDYNTRSVGIEHEGWVDRPAYFTNALYEESARLTASICDRHGIPKDREHIIGHYQVPGTDHTDPGPNWDWVRYIRLVNFA